In the genome of Sciurus carolinensis chromosome 3, mSciCar1.2, whole genome shotgun sequence, one region contains:
- the Ccnt2 gene encoding cyclin-T2 isoform X3 translates to MHHSFTKFSRNIISPTALFLAAKVEEQARKLEHVIKVAHACLHPLEPLLDTKCDAYLQQTQELVLLETIMLQTLGFEITIEHPHTDVVKCTQLVRASKDLAQTSYFMATNSLHLTTFCLQYKPTVIACVCIHLACKWSNWEIPVSTDGKHWWEYVDPTVTLELLDELTHEFLQILEKTPSRLKRIRNWRANQAAKKPKVDGQVSETPLLGSSLVQNSILVDSVTGVPTNPSFQKPSTSAFPAPVPLNSGNLSVQDSHTSDNLSVLAAGMPSTSYGLSSHQEWPQHQESTRTEPIYSQKQETSLSGSQYNINFQQGPSISLHSGLHHRTDKISDHSSIKQEYTHKAGSSKHHGPISATPGVIPQKMSLDKYREKRKLETLDLDVRDHYIAAQVEQQHKHMQSQAASSSSVTSPIKMKIPITNTEKPEKYIGEKKEKSGSLKLRIPIPPTDKGASKEELKMKIKVSSSERHSSSDEGSGKSKHSSPHISRDHKEKHKEHPANRHHISSHKHSHSHSGSSSSGSKHSADGIPPTVLRSPVGLSSDGISSSSSSSRKKLHINDASHNHHSKMSKSSKSSGSSSSSSSSVKQYISSHNSVFNHPLPPPPPVTYQVGYGHLSTLVKLDKKPVETNGPDANHEYSTNSQHMDYKDTFDMLDSLLSAQGMNM, encoded by the exons aTAATATCACCTACTGCATTATTTTTGGCTGCAAAAGTGGAAGAACAGGCTCGGAAACTTGAACATGTTATCAAAGTAGCACATGCTTGTCTTCATCCTCTTGAGCCACTGCTGGATACAAAATGTGAT GCTTACCTTCAGCAGACTCAAGAACTGGTTTTACTTGAAACCATAATGCTACAAACACTAG GTTTTGAGATCACCATTGAACACCCACACACAGATGTGGTGAAATGTACCCAGTTAGTAAGAG caAGCAAGGATTTGGCACAGACATCCTATTTCATGGCTACCAACAG TCTACATCTTACGACCTTCTGTCTTCAGTACAAACCAACAGTGATAGCATGTGTATGCATTCATTTGGCTTGCAAATGGTCCAATTGGGAGATTCCTGTGTCAACTGATGGAAAGCATTGGTGGGAATATGTGGATCCTACAGTTACTTTAGAATTACTAGATG agctaACACATGAATTTCTACAAATATTGGAGAAAACACCTAGTAGGTTGAAGAGGATTCGAAACTGGAGG GCTAATCAGGCGGCTAAGAAACCAAAAGTAGATGGACAAGTTTCAGAGACACCACTTCTTGGCTCATCTTTGGTCCAGAATTCCATATTAGTAGATAGTGTCACAGGTGTGCCTACAAACCCAAGTTTTCAGAAACCATCTACATCAGCATTCCCTGCACCGGTACCTCTAAATTCAGGAAATTTATCTGTTCAGGACAGCCATACATCTGATAATTTGTCAGTGCTAGCAGCAGGAATGCCCAGTACCTCATATGGTTTGTCATCACACCAAGAATGGCCTCAGCATCAAGAATCAACAAGGACAGAACCAATATATTCACAGAAACAGGAGACATCTTTGTCTGGTAGCCAGTACAACATCAACTTCCAGCAGGGACCTTCTATATCACTGCATTCAGGATTACATCATAGAACTGACAAAATTTCTGATCATTCTTCTATTAAGCAAGAATATACTCATAAAGCAGGGAGCAGTAAACACCATGGGCCTATTTCTGCTACTCCTGGAgtaattcctcagaaaatgtctttagataaatacagagaaaaacGCAAGCTAGAAACTCTAGATCTTGATGTAAGGGATCATTATATAGCTGCCCAGGTAGAACAACAACACAAACACATGCAGTCACAGGCAGCCAGCAGCAGTTCTGTAACTTCtcctattaaaatgaaaattcccaTCACAAATACTGAAAAACCTGAAAAATACataggagagaaaaaggaaaagagtggaTCACTGAAATTACGGATTCCAATACCACCCACTGATAAAGGCGCCAGTAAAGAAGAACTGAAGATGAAGATAAAAGTTTCATCCTCAGAAAGACACAGCTCTTCTGATGAAGGCAGTGGGAAGAGCAAGCATTCAAGCCCACATATTAGCAGAGACCATAAGGAAAAGCACAAGGAGCATCCTGCAAACCGTCACCACATCAGCAGTCACAAGCATTCCCATTCAcatagtggcagcagcagcagtggcagtaAACACAGTGCTGATGGAATACCACCCACTGTTTTGAGGAGTCCTGTTGGCCTGAGCAGTGACGGCATTTCCTCTAGTTCCAGTTCTTCAAGGAAGAAGCTGCATATCAATGATGCCTCTCACAACCATCACTCCAAAATGAGCAAAAGTTCCAAAAGTTCAGGTAGTTCATCTAGTTCTTCCTCCTCTGTTAAGCAGTATATATCCTCTCACAACTCTGTTTTTAACCATCCCTTACCCCCTCCTCCCCCTGTCACATACCAGGTGGGCTACGGACATCTCAGCACCCTCGTGAAACTGGACAAGAAGCCAGTGGAGACCAACGGTCCTGATGCCAATCACGAGTACAGTACAAACAGCCAGCATATGGACTACAAAGACACATTCGACATGCTGGACTCGCTGTTAAGTGCCCAAGGAATGAACATGTAA
- the Ccnt2 gene encoding cyclin-T2 isoform X4, with protein MLLKIFSSIENDGALVIFVSTSKDLAQTSYFMATNSLHLTTFCLQYKPTVIACVCIHLACKWSNWEIPVSTDGKHWWEYVDPTVTLELLDELTHEFLQILEKTPSRLKRIRNWRANQAAKKPKVDGQVSETPLLGSSLVQNSILVDSVTGVPTNPSFQKPSTSAFPAPVPLNSGNLSVQDSHTSDNLSVLAAGMPSTSYGLSSHQEWPQHQESTRTEPIYSQKQETSLSGSQYNINFQQGPSISLHSGLHHRTDKISDHSSIKQEYTHKAGSSKHHGPISATPGVIPQKMSLDKYREKRKLETLDLDVRDHYIAAQVEQQHKHMQSQAASSSSVTSPIKMKIPITNTEKPEKYIGEKKEKSGSLKLRIPIPPTDKGASKEELKMKIKVSSSERHSSSDEGSGKSKHSSPHISRDHKEKHKEHPANRHHISSHKHSHSHSGSSSSGSKHSADGIPPTVLRSPVGLSSDGISSSSSSSRKKLHINDASHNHHSKMSKSSKSSGSSSSSSSSVKQYISSHNSVFNHPLPPPPPVTYQVGYGHLSTLVKLDKKPVETNGPDANHEYSTNSQHMDYKDTFDMLDSLLSAQGMNM; from the exons ATGTTGTTGAAGATTTTCAGTAGTATAGAAAATGATGGCGCTCTTGTGATATTTGTAAGTA caAGCAAGGATTTGGCACAGACATCCTATTTCATGGCTACCAACAG TCTACATCTTACGACCTTCTGTCTTCAGTACAAACCAACAGTGATAGCATGTGTATGCATTCATTTGGCTTGCAAATGGTCCAATTGGGAGATTCCTGTGTCAACTGATGGAAAGCATTGGTGGGAATATGTGGATCCTACAGTTACTTTAGAATTACTAGATG agctaACACATGAATTTCTACAAATATTGGAGAAAACACCTAGTAGGTTGAAGAGGATTCGAAACTGGAGG GCTAATCAGGCGGCTAAGAAACCAAAAGTAGATGGACAAGTTTCAGAGACACCACTTCTTGGCTCATCTTTGGTCCAGAATTCCATATTAGTAGATAGTGTCACAGGTGTGCCTACAAACCCAAGTTTTCAGAAACCATCTACATCAGCATTCCCTGCACCGGTACCTCTAAATTCAGGAAATTTATCTGTTCAGGACAGCCATACATCTGATAATTTGTCAGTGCTAGCAGCAGGAATGCCCAGTACCTCATATGGTTTGTCATCACACCAAGAATGGCCTCAGCATCAAGAATCAACAAGGACAGAACCAATATATTCACAGAAACAGGAGACATCTTTGTCTGGTAGCCAGTACAACATCAACTTCCAGCAGGGACCTTCTATATCACTGCATTCAGGATTACATCATAGAACTGACAAAATTTCTGATCATTCTTCTATTAAGCAAGAATATACTCATAAAGCAGGGAGCAGTAAACACCATGGGCCTATTTCTGCTACTCCTGGAgtaattcctcagaaaatgtctttagataaatacagagaaaaacGCAAGCTAGAAACTCTAGATCTTGATGTAAGGGATCATTATATAGCTGCCCAGGTAGAACAACAACACAAACACATGCAGTCACAGGCAGCCAGCAGCAGTTCTGTAACTTCtcctattaaaatgaaaattcccaTCACAAATACTGAAAAACCTGAAAAATACataggagagaaaaaggaaaagagtggaTCACTGAAATTACGGATTCCAATACCACCCACTGATAAAGGCGCCAGTAAAGAAGAACTGAAGATGAAGATAAAAGTTTCATCCTCAGAAAGACACAGCTCTTCTGATGAAGGCAGTGGGAAGAGCAAGCATTCAAGCCCACATATTAGCAGAGACCATAAGGAAAAGCACAAGGAGCATCCTGCAAACCGTCACCACATCAGCAGTCACAAGCATTCCCATTCAcatagtggcagcagcagcagtggcagtaAACACAGTGCTGATGGAATACCACCCACTGTTTTGAGGAGTCCTGTTGGCCTGAGCAGTGACGGCATTTCCTCTAGTTCCAGTTCTTCAAGGAAGAAGCTGCATATCAATGATGCCTCTCACAACCATCACTCCAAAATGAGCAAAAGTTCCAAAAGTTCAGGTAGTTCATCTAGTTCTTCCTCCTCTGTTAAGCAGTATATATCCTCTCACAACTCTGTTTTTAACCATCCCTTACCCCCTCCTCCCCCTGTCACATACCAGGTGGGCTACGGACATCTCAGCACCCTCGTGAAACTGGACAAGAAGCCAGTGGAGACCAACGGTCCTGATGCCAATCACGAGTACAGTACAAACAGCCAGCATATGGACTACAAAGACACATTCGACATGCTGGACTCGCTGTTAAGTGCCCAAGGAATGAACATGTAA
- the Ccnt2 gene encoding cyclin-T2 isoform X5: protein MATNSLHLTTFCLQYKPTVIACVCIHLACKWSNWEIPVSTDGKHWWEYVDPTVTLELLDELTHEFLQILEKTPSRLKRIRNWRANQAAKKPKVDGQVSETPLLGSSLVQNSILVDSVTGVPTNPSFQKPSTSAFPAPVPLNSGNLSVQDSHTSDNLSVLAAGMPSTSYGLSSHQEWPQHQESTRTEPIYSQKQETSLSGSQYNINFQQGPSISLHSGLHHRTDKISDHSSIKQEYTHKAGSSKHHGPISATPGVIPQKMSLDKYREKRKLETLDLDVRDHYIAAQVEQQHKHMQSQAASSSSVTSPIKMKIPITNTEKPEKYIGEKKEKSGSLKLRIPIPPTDKGASKEELKMKIKVSSSERHSSSDEGSGKSKHSSPHISRDHKEKHKEHPANRHHISSHKHSHSHSGSSSSGSKHSADGIPPTVLRSPVGLSSDGISSSSSSSRKKLHINDASHNHHSKMSKSSKSSGSSSSSSSSVKQYISSHNSVFNHPLPPPPPVTYQVGYGHLSTLVKLDKKPVETNGPDANHEYSTNSQHMDYKDTFDMLDSLLSAQGMNM, encoded by the exons ATGGCTACCAACAG TCTACATCTTACGACCTTCTGTCTTCAGTACAAACCAACAGTGATAGCATGTGTATGCATTCATTTGGCTTGCAAATGGTCCAATTGGGAGATTCCTGTGTCAACTGATGGAAAGCATTGGTGGGAATATGTGGATCCTACAGTTACTTTAGAATTACTAGATG agctaACACATGAATTTCTACAAATATTGGAGAAAACACCTAGTAGGTTGAAGAGGATTCGAAACTGGAGG GCTAATCAGGCGGCTAAGAAACCAAAAGTAGATGGACAAGTTTCAGAGACACCACTTCTTGGCTCATCTTTGGTCCAGAATTCCATATTAGTAGATAGTGTCACAGGTGTGCCTACAAACCCAAGTTTTCAGAAACCATCTACATCAGCATTCCCTGCACCGGTACCTCTAAATTCAGGAAATTTATCTGTTCAGGACAGCCATACATCTGATAATTTGTCAGTGCTAGCAGCAGGAATGCCCAGTACCTCATATGGTTTGTCATCACACCAAGAATGGCCTCAGCATCAAGAATCAACAAGGACAGAACCAATATATTCACAGAAACAGGAGACATCTTTGTCTGGTAGCCAGTACAACATCAACTTCCAGCAGGGACCTTCTATATCACTGCATTCAGGATTACATCATAGAACTGACAAAATTTCTGATCATTCTTCTATTAAGCAAGAATATACTCATAAAGCAGGGAGCAGTAAACACCATGGGCCTATTTCTGCTACTCCTGGAgtaattcctcagaaaatgtctttagataaatacagagaaaaacGCAAGCTAGAAACTCTAGATCTTGATGTAAGGGATCATTATATAGCTGCCCAGGTAGAACAACAACACAAACACATGCAGTCACAGGCAGCCAGCAGCAGTTCTGTAACTTCtcctattaaaatgaaaattcccaTCACAAATACTGAAAAACCTGAAAAATACataggagagaaaaaggaaaagagtggaTCACTGAAATTACGGATTCCAATACCACCCACTGATAAAGGCGCCAGTAAAGAAGAACTGAAGATGAAGATAAAAGTTTCATCCTCAGAAAGACACAGCTCTTCTGATGAAGGCAGTGGGAAGAGCAAGCATTCAAGCCCACATATTAGCAGAGACCATAAGGAAAAGCACAAGGAGCATCCTGCAAACCGTCACCACATCAGCAGTCACAAGCATTCCCATTCAcatagtggcagcagcagcagtggcagtaAACACAGTGCTGATGGAATACCACCCACTGTTTTGAGGAGTCCTGTTGGCCTGAGCAGTGACGGCATTTCCTCTAGTTCCAGTTCTTCAAGGAAGAAGCTGCATATCAATGATGCCTCTCACAACCATCACTCCAAAATGAGCAAAAGTTCCAAAAGTTCAGGTAGTTCATCTAGTTCTTCCTCCTCTGTTAAGCAGTATATATCCTCTCACAACTCTGTTTTTAACCATCCCTTACCCCCTCCTCCCCCTGTCACATACCAGGTGGGCTACGGACATCTCAGCACCCTCGTGAAACTGGACAAGAAGCCAGTGGAGACCAACGGTCCTGATGCCAATCACGAGTACAGTACAAACAGCCAGCATATGGACTACAAAGACACATTCGACATGCTGGACTCGCTGTTAAGTGCCCAAGGAATGAACATGTAA